A single window of Pungitius pungitius chromosome 20, fPunPun2.1, whole genome shotgun sequence DNA harbors:
- the fam89a gene encoding sprT-like domain-containing protein Spartan has product MNGKSSNGSPGGMASIEGLPPLPKSLSGLLNSSGGSWRDMERMYVKKTMIQDDLSRGRNADNLLAHKPANLDAALALLRKEMVGLRQQDMSLLCQLWSLHESIQEYKGSCQDLSAASSLSLIENGYFDEDDEYYPEPGATPTDEQPDGEAAGGTAAAKNGSGVGKDDSWDSFHVNI; this is encoded by the exons ACGGTTCGCCGGGAGGAATGGCCTCCATCGAGGGTCTCCCCCCGCTGCCGAAGAGCCTGAGCGGCTTGCTGAACTCGAGCGGCGGCTCCTGGAGAGACATGGAGAGGATGTACGTGAAGAAAACCATGATCCAGGACGACCTGAGCCGCGGCAGGAACGCCGACAACCTGCTCGCCCACAAGCCGGCCAACCTCGACGCTGCTCTGGCCCTCCTGCGGAAAGAGATG GTGGGTTTGCGGCAGCAGGACATGTCGCTGCTGTGCCAGCTGTGGTCGCTGCACGAGTCCATCCAGGAGTACAAGGGCAGCTGCCAGGACCTGAGCGCCGCCTCCAGCCTCAGCCTGATTGAGAACGGCTACttcgacgaggacgacgagtaCTACCCGGAGCCCGGCGCCACTCCCACCGACGAGCAGCCGGACGGAGAAGCCGCGGGCGGCACGGCGGCGGCCAAGAACGGCAGCGGCGTCGGCAAGGACGACAGCTGGGACTCCTTTCACGTTAACATCTGA
- the arv1 gene encoding protein ARV1 isoform X2, with protein sequence MKSVSYESCQKPVDKYIEYDPVIILIDAILCKTQAYRHILFNTTLDIQWKLCVFCLLCEAYLRWSLLHGSEQSSDPADIIRYAKEWDFYSTFGLAALELSAFCGGVLWFLWAATGSLRGGTLELGPLLRALLLSCYGKVLLIPAVIWEHDYSPLCLGLIKLFVLTSNSQAIRVILNCRRRLSLAAVCFGLLSEACVAQACTRLPWSVQDMLAFD encoded by the exons ATGAAGAGCGTTAGTTAC gagtCGTGCCAGAAGCCAGTGGACAAGTACATTGAATATGACCCCGTTATCATCCTGATTGATGCCATTTTGTGCAAGACGCAGGCTTACAGACACATATTGTTCAACACAACCTTGGAT ATCCAATGGAAGTTGTGCGTGTTCTGCCTGCTGTGTGAGGCTTACCTCAGGTGGTCTCTGCTCCATGGCTCCGAGCAGAGCAGTGACCCTGCTGACATCATCAGGTACGCCAAGGAATGGGACTTCTACAGCACGTTTGGATTGGCCGCCCTCG AGCTGTCGGCGTTCTGCGGCGGCGTGCTGTGGTTCCTCTGGGCGGCGACGGGAAGTCTGCGCGGCGGGACCCTGGAGCTCGGCCCGCTGCTCCGAGCCCTGCTGCTGTCCTGCTACGGCAAAGTGCTGCTCATCCCCGCCGTCATCTGGGAGCACGACTACTCGCCGCTCTGCCTGGGCCTCATCAAACTCTTTGTGCTCACCTCCAACTCGCAGGCCATCAGGG TGATCCTGAACTGCAGGAGACGTCTGTCGCTGGCGGCCGTGTGCTTCGGCCTGCTGTCGGAGGCCTGCGTGGCTCAGGCCTGTACACGTCTTCCATGGAGCGTCCAGGACATGTTGGCTTTTGATTGA
- the arv1 gene encoding protein ARV1 isoform X1, translating into MEKDIFRCIECNEKAHELHRDYSNGILKITICESCQKPVDKYIEYDPVIILIDAILCKTQAYRHILFNTTLDIQWKLCVFCLLCEAYLRWSLLHGSEQSSDPADIIRYAKEWDFYSTFGLAALELSAFCGGVLWFLWAATGSLRGGTLELGPLLRALLLSCYGKVLLIPAVIWEHDYSPLCLGLIKLFVLTSNSQAIRVILNCRRRLSLAAVCFGLLSEACVAQACTRLPWSVQDMLAFD; encoded by the exons ATGGAAAAAGATATCTTTAGATGTATTGAATGTAACGAAAAAGCACACGAGCTACACAGGGATTACAGTAACGGGATCCTGAAGATAACGATATGT gagtCGTGCCAGAAGCCAGTGGACAAGTACATTGAATATGACCCCGTTATCATCCTGATTGATGCCATTTTGTGCAAGACGCAGGCTTACAGACACATATTGTTCAACACAACCTTGGAT ATCCAATGGAAGTTGTGCGTGTTCTGCCTGCTGTGTGAGGCTTACCTCAGGTGGTCTCTGCTCCATGGCTCCGAGCAGAGCAGTGACCCTGCTGACATCATCAGGTACGCCAAGGAATGGGACTTCTACAGCACGTTTGGATTGGCCGCCCTCG AGCTGTCGGCGTTCTGCGGCGGCGTGCTGTGGTTCCTCTGGGCGGCGACGGGAAGTCTGCGCGGCGGGACCCTGGAGCTCGGCCCGCTGCTCCGAGCCCTGCTGCTGTCCTGCTACGGCAAAGTGCTGCTCATCCCCGCCGTCATCTGGGAGCACGACTACTCGCCGCTCTGCCTGGGCCTCATCAAACTCTTTGTGCTCACCTCCAACTCGCAGGCCATCAGGG TGATCCTGAACTGCAGGAGACGTCTGTCGCTGGCGGCCGTGTGCTTCGGCCTGCTGTCGGAGGCCTGCGTGGCTCAGGCCTGTACACGTCTTCCATGGAGCGTCCAGGACATGTTGGCTTTTGATTGA
- the ttc13 gene encoding tetratricopeptide repeat protein 13 isoform X2 produces the protein MAPASRSVVVVTLSLLSLCRTVFSSEYFSTLTLFNNELHKQGCSSLSEWEEYAADCESSILQLEDPDCEEGSNPPCESVFSLNAEKILNQAKLFIEQKKIPFPVDNHNTNEELAIGYVLIGNGLYDEAIKHFSLLLQGDPELVSAIYGRGIAYGKKSLQDIKNADLALFELNRVITLEPNWPEVYEQRAEILSPLGRISEALNDLTKAIQLQPSARLYRHRGTLLFISEDYVAAMEDFQQSLELKKNQPIAMLYKGLTFFHRGMLKEAIETFKEALKLKSDFIDAYKSLGQAYRELGDFESAMESFQKALMLNQNHIQSLQLRGMMLYHHGSLQEAIGNFKRCLQLEPYNEVCQYMKGLSHVAMGQFYEGIKAQTKVMLNDPLLGQKASSEYLKVKYLREYSRYLHSHLDIPVVEYNVDLDLPGNFKNHWSKNLPFLIEDYEEQPGLQPHIKDVLPQNFDSYSSEVQKLICSADHLGALMQYDTPGFLPNRRIHRAMGLATLEVMQAMHRTWSNSKVRVNGKTRQMQWRDMFDIAVKWRRIADPDQPVLWLDQMPARSLSRGFNNHINLIRGQIINIRYLAYFDNILDFIKDRILVYHGAYNPRGLLEVRQALENVNKVEDLLPIMKFNSKTRDGFTVNSKVPSMKDLGKEYDGFTITITGDRVGNMLFSVETQTTEERTQQYQSEIEAIYKDLTAKGKALMLSTELGDADAVCNLILSLVYYFCNLMPLSRGSSVVAYSVVMGALMASGKEVIGRIPKGKLVDFEAMTTPSPDSFSKTSKNWMNLKSLPSWYQSLPSVAETFPSTRTMIEVLNTESSSHCPKKS, from the exons ATGGCCCCTGCCAGCCGGTCTGTTGTTGTGGTCACGCTCTCGCTGCTGTCCCTCTGTCGGACCGTCTTCTCCTCCGAGTATTTCTCCACTCTGACTTTGTTCAACAATGAGCTCCACAAGCAGGGATGCAGCTCGCTGTCCGAGTGGGAAGAATACGCGGCCGACTGCG AGTCCTCCATTTTACAGTTGGAAGACCCAGACTGTGAGGAAGGAAGCAACCCCCCCTGCGAATCCGTCTTCTCACTTAATGCAGAGAAGATCCTG aaCCAGGCCAAGTTGTTTATAGAACAGAAAAAAATCCCCTTTCCTGTAGATAACCACAACACAAACGAAGAACTTG CTATAGGCTACGTTCTGATAGGCAACGGCCTTTATGATGAAGCCATCAAGCACTTCTCACTCTTATTGCAG GGAGACCCAGAGCTGGTTAGTGCCATCTATGGCCGAGGGATAGCTTACGGGAAGAAAAGTCTACAG GATATAAAGAATGCTGACTTGGCGTTGTTCGAGCTCAACAGAGTCATCACCCTGGAGCCTAACTGGCCGGAGGTCTACGAGCAGAGAGCAGAG ATCCTGTCTCCTCTGGGTCGTATCAGTGAGGCTCTGAATGATCTGACCAAAGCCATCCAGCTGCAGCCCTCAGCCCGTCTCTACAGACACAGAGGAACGCTGCTCTTCATTTCTGAG GACTATGTGGCAGCTATGGAAGACTTCCAGCAGTCTTTGGAGCTGAAGAAAAATCAGCCCATCGCCATGTTGTATAAAGGCCTCACCTTCTTCCACAGAGGAATGCTCAAA GAAGCCATAGAGACATTCAAAGAGGCACTGAAGTTGAAGTCTGACTTCATAGATGCCTATAAGAGCCTTGGACAGGCCTACAG AGAGCTGGGCGATTTTGAGTCGGCGATGGAGAGCTTCCAGAAAGCCCTCATGTTGAACCAGAACCACATCCAGTCACTCCAGTTGCGCGGCATGATGCTGTACCACCACGGCTCGCTGCAGGAGGCCATAGGCAACTTTAAG AGGTGTCTCCAGTTGGAACCCTACAACGAGGTGTGTCAGTACATGAAGGGGTTGAGTCACGTGGCGATGGGACAGTTCTACGAGGGCATCAAAGCGCAGACTAAAGTCATGTTGAACGACCCTCTGCTGGGGCAGAAGGCCAGCTCTGAATACCTCAAAGTCAAATATCTCAGAG AGTACTCTCGCTACCTCCACTCGCACCTTGATATCCCTGTAGTGGAGTACAACGTGGACCTGGACTTACCAGGTAACTTCAAGAACCACTGGTCCAAGAACCTGCCGTTTCTAATAGAAGATTATGAAGAACAGCCGGGCCTGCAGCCTCATATCAA GGACGTGCTGCCACAGAACTTTGACAGCTACAGCAGCGAAGTTCAAAAGCTGATTTGCTCGGCCGACCACCTGGGGGCGCTAATGCAGTACGACACGCCAGGTTTCTTACCCAACAGGAGAATACACAGAG CCATGGGCTTAGCCACCCTGGAGGTGATGCAGGCCATGCATCGAACATGGAGCAACTCCAAAGTGCGAGTCAACGGCAAGACCAGACAAATGCAGTGGAGGGACATGTTCGATATAGCGGTCaaatggaggag GATCGCGGATCCAGACCAGCCGGTTCTGTGGTTAGACCAGATGCCCGCCAGGAGTCTCAGTCGAGGCTTCAACAATCACATCAATCTCATCAG GGGACAGATTATCAACATCAGGTATCTGGCGTACTTCGACAACATCCTCGACTTCATCAAAGACAGAATACTGGTGTACCATGG GGCGTACAACCCAAGAGGACTCTTAGAGGTCCGTCAGGCTCTTGAAAATGTGAATAAAGTAGAAGATCTGCTTCCTATAATGAAG TTCAATAGTAAAACCAGAGATGGCTTCACGGTCAACTCCAAGGTGCCCAGCATGAAGGATCTTGGCAAAGAGTATGACGGTTTTACCATCACGATCACTGGGGACAG GGTGGGCAACATGTTATTCTCAGTAGAGACTCAGACGACAGAAGAGCGGACGCAGCAGTACCAGTCGGAGATAGAGGCCATCTACAAAGACCTCACCGCCAAAGGAAAGGCTTTAATGCTGTCCACTGAACTAGGG GATGCAGATGCCGTGTGTAACCTGATCCTATCATTGGTTTATTACTTCTGCAACCTCATGCCCCTCTCCAGAGGATCCAG TGTGGTTGCCTACTCGGTGGTGATGGGTGCGCTGATGGCCAGTGGGAAAGAGGTCATCGGAAGGATCCCGAAAGGAAAG CTGGTGGATTTTGAGGCCATGACCACACCCAGTCCAGACAGCTTCAGTAAAACATCAAAGAACTGGATGAATCTCAAGAG TTTACCAAGTTGGTACCAGAGTCTTCCGTCCGTAGCGGAGACCTTCCCGTCCACCAGAACGATGATCGAGGTCCTCAACACAGAGTCGTCTTCGCACTGTCCAAAGAAGTCTTAA
- the ttc13 gene encoding tetratricopeptide repeat protein 13 isoform X1: MAPASRSVVVVTLSLLSLCRTVFSSEYFSTLTLFNNELHKQGCSSLSEWEEYAADCESSILQLEDPDCEEGSNPPCESVFSLNAEKILNQAKLFIEQKKIPFPVDNHNTNEELAIGYVLIGNGLYDEAIKHFSLLLQGDPELVSAIYGRGIAYGKKSLQDIKNADLALFELNRVITLEPNWPEVYEQRAEILSPLGRISEALNDLTKAIQLQPSARLYRHRGTLLFISEDYVAAMEDFQQSLELKKNQPIAMLYKGLTFFHRGMLKEAIETFKEALKLKSDFIDAYKSLGQAYRELGDFESAMESFQKALMLNQNHIQSLQLRGMMLYHHGSLQEAIGNFKRCLQLEPYNEVCQYMKGLSHVAMGQFYEGIKAQTKVMLNDPLLGQKASSEYLKVKYLREYSRYLHSHLDIPVVEYNVDLDLPGNFKNHWSKNLPFLIEDYEEQPGLQPHIKDVLPQNFDSYSSEVQKLICSADHLGALMQYDTPGFLPNRRIHRAMGLATLEVMQAMHRTWSNSKVRVNGKTRQMQWRDMFDIAVKWRRIADPDQPVLWLDQMPARSLSRGFNNHINLIRGQIINIRYLAYFDNILDFIKDRILVYHGAYNPRGLLEVRQALENVNKVEDLLPIMKQFNSKTRDGFTVNSKVPSMKDLGKEYDGFTITITGDRVGNMLFSVETQTTEERTQQYQSEIEAIYKDLTAKGKALMLSTELGDADAVCNLILSLVYYFCNLMPLSRGSSVVAYSVVMGALMASGKEVIGRIPKGKLVDFEAMTTPSPDSFSKTSKNWMNLKSLPSWYQSLPSVAETFPSTRTMIEVLNTESSSHCPKKS; this comes from the exons ATGGCCCCTGCCAGCCGGTCTGTTGTTGTGGTCACGCTCTCGCTGCTGTCCCTCTGTCGGACCGTCTTCTCCTCCGAGTATTTCTCCACTCTGACTTTGTTCAACAATGAGCTCCACAAGCAGGGATGCAGCTCGCTGTCCGAGTGGGAAGAATACGCGGCCGACTGCG AGTCCTCCATTTTACAGTTGGAAGACCCAGACTGTGAGGAAGGAAGCAACCCCCCCTGCGAATCCGTCTTCTCACTTAATGCAGAGAAGATCCTG aaCCAGGCCAAGTTGTTTATAGAACAGAAAAAAATCCCCTTTCCTGTAGATAACCACAACACAAACGAAGAACTTG CTATAGGCTACGTTCTGATAGGCAACGGCCTTTATGATGAAGCCATCAAGCACTTCTCACTCTTATTGCAG GGAGACCCAGAGCTGGTTAGTGCCATCTATGGCCGAGGGATAGCTTACGGGAAGAAAAGTCTACAG GATATAAAGAATGCTGACTTGGCGTTGTTCGAGCTCAACAGAGTCATCACCCTGGAGCCTAACTGGCCGGAGGTCTACGAGCAGAGAGCAGAG ATCCTGTCTCCTCTGGGTCGTATCAGTGAGGCTCTGAATGATCTGACCAAAGCCATCCAGCTGCAGCCCTCAGCCCGTCTCTACAGACACAGAGGAACGCTGCTCTTCATTTCTGAG GACTATGTGGCAGCTATGGAAGACTTCCAGCAGTCTTTGGAGCTGAAGAAAAATCAGCCCATCGCCATGTTGTATAAAGGCCTCACCTTCTTCCACAGAGGAATGCTCAAA GAAGCCATAGAGACATTCAAAGAGGCACTGAAGTTGAAGTCTGACTTCATAGATGCCTATAAGAGCCTTGGACAGGCCTACAG AGAGCTGGGCGATTTTGAGTCGGCGATGGAGAGCTTCCAGAAAGCCCTCATGTTGAACCAGAACCACATCCAGTCACTCCAGTTGCGCGGCATGATGCTGTACCACCACGGCTCGCTGCAGGAGGCCATAGGCAACTTTAAG AGGTGTCTCCAGTTGGAACCCTACAACGAGGTGTGTCAGTACATGAAGGGGTTGAGTCACGTGGCGATGGGACAGTTCTACGAGGGCATCAAAGCGCAGACTAAAGTCATGTTGAACGACCCTCTGCTGGGGCAGAAGGCCAGCTCTGAATACCTCAAAGTCAAATATCTCAGAG AGTACTCTCGCTACCTCCACTCGCACCTTGATATCCCTGTAGTGGAGTACAACGTGGACCTGGACTTACCAGGTAACTTCAAGAACCACTGGTCCAAGAACCTGCCGTTTCTAATAGAAGATTATGAAGAACAGCCGGGCCTGCAGCCTCATATCAA GGACGTGCTGCCACAGAACTTTGACAGCTACAGCAGCGAAGTTCAAAAGCTGATTTGCTCGGCCGACCACCTGGGGGCGCTAATGCAGTACGACACGCCAGGTTTCTTACCCAACAGGAGAATACACAGAG CCATGGGCTTAGCCACCCTGGAGGTGATGCAGGCCATGCATCGAACATGGAGCAACTCCAAAGTGCGAGTCAACGGCAAGACCAGACAAATGCAGTGGAGGGACATGTTCGATATAGCGGTCaaatggaggag GATCGCGGATCCAGACCAGCCGGTTCTGTGGTTAGACCAGATGCCCGCCAGGAGTCTCAGTCGAGGCTTCAACAATCACATCAATCTCATCAG GGGACAGATTATCAACATCAGGTATCTGGCGTACTTCGACAACATCCTCGACTTCATCAAAGACAGAATACTGGTGTACCATGG GGCGTACAACCCAAGAGGACTCTTAGAGGTCCGTCAGGCTCTTGAAAATGTGAATAAAGTAGAAGATCTGCTTCCTATAATGAAG CAGTTCAATAGTAAAACCAGAGATGGCTTCACGGTCAACTCCAAGGTGCCCAGCATGAAGGATCTTGGCAAAGAGTATGACGGTTTTACCATCACGATCACTGGGGACAG GGTGGGCAACATGTTATTCTCAGTAGAGACTCAGACGACAGAAGAGCGGACGCAGCAGTACCAGTCGGAGATAGAGGCCATCTACAAAGACCTCACCGCCAAAGGAAAGGCTTTAATGCTGTCCACTGAACTAGGG GATGCAGATGCCGTGTGTAACCTGATCCTATCATTGGTTTATTACTTCTGCAACCTCATGCCCCTCTCCAGAGGATCCAG TGTGGTTGCCTACTCGGTGGTGATGGGTGCGCTGATGGCCAGTGGGAAAGAGGTCATCGGAAGGATCCCGAAAGGAAAG CTGGTGGATTTTGAGGCCATGACCACACCCAGTCCAGACAGCTTCAGTAAAACATCAAAGAACTGGATGAATCTCAAGAG TTTACCAAGTTGGTACCAGAGTCTTCCGTCCGTAGCGGAGACCTTCCCGTCCACCAGAACGATGATCGAGGTCCTCAACACAGAGTCGTCTTCGCACTGTCCAAAGAAGTCTTAA
- the selenol gene encoding selenoprotein L: MAEDATVSEETLTSALALMVNSGKVLLETAKHEAQESLEKFVPYRITTLLGLITAGADFYRSIGVKKKTEAEMIWQKFYHNAAVRELVEELLTLESEWDSFLESVDSRLQTTDRQLSGGKIADHLSPDTAFTDGRSGESVTLGRYLGRGQKPLLVLIRHFGULPURDHVAELEANQVSLQARSVRVLVVAFGGLEGAHLWLEQTGCALDMLLDPQRKVYRSFGLGSSYAKVMRFGSMLLYSEYGAVDRDFPDVPPYLLEDIYQMGGDFLLDEGGKVLLSHPSQNPMDRPTVKAILLAADPSAAKL; this comes from the exons ATGGCCGAGGATGCGACGGTGTCAGAGGAGACTTTAACAAGTGCTCTGGCTCTGATGGTCAACTCGGGGAAAGTCCTTCTAGAGACAGCGAAGCACGAGGCGCAAG AGTCCCTGGAGAAGTTTGTCCCATATAGGATCACCACGTTACTCGGCCTGATCACAGCTGGAGCAGACTTCTACAGAAG CATTGGAGTAAAGAAAAAGACTGAAGCAGAGATGATTTGGCAGAAGTTTTATCA CAATGCAGCAGTGAGAGAGCTGGTGGAGGAACTTCTGACACTTGAG agtGAATGGGACTCCTTCTTGGAGAGCGTGGACAGTCGTCTGCAGACGACAGACCGCCAGCTGTCAGGAGGAAAGATCGCAGACCACCTGAGCCCCGACACGGCGTTCACCGATGGACGGAGTGGAGA GAGCGTGACTCTCGGTCGGTACCTGGGTCGGGGTCAGAAGCCGCTGCTGGTCCTCATCAGACATTTTGGATGACTCCCGTGACGAGACCACGTGGCCGAGCTGGAGGCTAATCAG GTTTCCCTGCAGGCTCGGTCAGTGCGCGTCTTGGTGGTTGCTTTCGGGGGTCTGGAGGGGGCTCATCTGTGGCTGGAGCAAACTGGATGTGCtttggacatgctgctggaTCCACAGAGGAAG GTATACAGGAGTTTTGGCCTTGGCTCATCCTACGCAAAGGTGATGAGGTTCGGCAGCATGCTTCTGTACTCAGAGTACGGAGCTGTGGACAGAGACTTCCCCGATGTCCCGCCTTACCTGTTGGAAGATATCTACCAG atggGAGGGGACTTTTTGCTGGATGAAGGAGGAAAGGTCCTTCTTTCTCACCCGTCTCAAAACCCAATGGACAGGCCCACTGTGAAGGCCATCCTGCTGGCAGCGGACCCCTCAGCCGCaaagctgtga
- the clec11a gene encoding C-type lectin domain family 11 member A, giving the protein MGPAASSLALLCFCSMRVCVPTGTAAATPTQAPVSEVKRARGDVPEILPEPEAEPTSPVSDFESSYNYVLSRLAGMDQAIHKLNVGHYTLDVKVSQLMDRLTRVDAEVEELEDTIREVYQHSKDNRKEMGRLRGCQKGHRMGHKCYLVFPNHEDYAGASRKCVERGGRMAMPRDRREQEALADYVKTFFHPGNWPVWLGVNDLQTEGTYLFDDGTRVSYFQWRRHFLSGQPDGGRRENCVAMSSDDGDWWDHYCDRTMSFLCEFDDREAL; this is encoded by the exons ATGGGACCGGCTGCCAGCTCGCTCGCTCTCCTGTGTTTCTGctccatgcgtgtgtgtgttcctacAGGGACGGCCGCCGCTACACCAACACAG GCCCCCGTTTCAGAGGTGAAGAGGGCGCGAGGAGACGTTCCTGAGATTCTTCCAGAGCCTGAAGCAGAGCCAACCAGCCCAGTGTCTGACTTTGAAAGCTCATACAACTATGTCT TGTCCAGATTGGCGGGTATGGACCAGGCCATCCACAAGCTGAATGTCGGTCACTACACCCTGGACGTTAAAGTCAGCCAGTTAATGGACCGTCTGACCAGGGTGGATG CTGAAgtcgaggagctggaggacaccATCCGGGAGGTCTACCAGCACAGCAAAGACAACCGCAAGGAGATGGGAAGACTGAGAG gTTGCCAGAAGGGCCACCGGATGGGACACAAGTGCTATCTCGTGTTCCCCAACCACGAGGACTACGCCGGAGCGTCCAGGAAGTGCGTGGAGCGCGGCGGGCGCATGGCCATGCCCCGCGACCGCAGGGAGCAGGAGGCCCTCGCCGACTACGTCAAGACCTTCTTCCACCCCGGGAACTGGCCCGTCTGGCTGGGGGTCAACGACCTGCAAACCGAGGGCACGTACCTCTTCGACGACGGGACGCGGGTCTCCTACTTCCAGTGGCGCAGACACTTCCTGTCCGGCCAGCCGGACGGAGGGCGGCGGGAGAACTGCGTGGCCATGTCGTCAGACGACGGCGACTGGTGGGACCACTACTGCGATCGGACCATGAGCTTCCTGTGCGAGTTTGATGACAGGGAGGCGCTTtaa
- the c20h1orf198 gene encoding uncharacterized protein C1orf198 homolog, which produces MAAATMAGIDVHRMEEKKFEYFSSINSMAKKIMQERKTIEAKHGPSWEKMTPQEQDSAIDHGMMDPHIRARYAMHRVEREEVVCYPKLLLQTGQKIVHFGEEDITWQDEHSAPFSWETKSQLDFSLTSGPVDQGLSASQAESKPPKVSHSSQSTKSTPGVKVSVSEVRRQEEESSFWKISAERSRLEGEQADFQSLTPSQIKSLEKGEKSLPSYLRQETTVTTKEHEAADPHPPAPTRSTKQRAPKPPAPHPPIAIPVAVSATPASISISPNPPPVSVLSSVAGWERSQSTLPSVGSTVDEVFSSSMMAKPSHPPAGVEKEKPAEGSAGSPTFAQYNTSNNLLKTGFDFLDNW; this is translated from the exons ATGGCCGCCGCGACCATGGCGGGGATCGACGTCCACAGGATGGAGGAAAAGAAGTTCGAATACTTCTCCTCCATCAACTCTATGGCGAAGAAGATAATGCAAGAGAGGAAGACCATCGAAGCCAAGCACGGTCCGTCTTGGGAGAAGATGACGCCGCAAGAGCAAGACAGCGCCATCGACCACGGAATGATGGATCCGCACATCCGAGCCCGATACGCCATGCACAGGGTCGAACGGGAAGAAGTGGTCTGTTACCCTAAGCTGCTCCTTCAAACCGGTCAGAAGATCGTCCATTTCGGCGAGGAG GATATAACCTGGCAAGATGAGCATTCTGCCCCCTTCTCGTGGGAAACCAAG AGCCAGTTGGACTTTAGCTTGACATCAGGCCCGGTCGACCAGGGACTCTCAGCCTCGCAGGCAGAGTCCAAGCCTCCAAAGGTTTCTCATTCCAGCCAGTCAACTAAGAGCACACCAGGAGTCAAG GTGTCTGTCAGTGAGGTACGGAGGCAAGAGGAAGAGTCGTCGTTCTGGAAGATCAGCGCAGAGAGGTCCCGGCTGGAGGGAGAGCAGGCCGACTTCCAGTCGCTAACCCCCAGCCAGATCAAATCCCTCGAGAAAGGAGAGAAATCCCTCCCCTCCTACCTCCGACAG GAGACGACTGTCACCACCAAGGAGCACGAGGCAGCAGACCCCCACCCTCCGGCTCCCACCAGGTCCACCAAGCAGCGAGCACCCAAACCTCCTGCTCCGCACCCCCCCATCGCCATCCCTGTAGCCGTAAGCGCGACGCCCGCGTCCATCTCCATCTCGCCAAACCCACCACCTGTCAGCGTGCTGTCGTCGGTGGCGGGGTGGGAGCGCTCGCAGAGCACCCTGCCGTCGGTCGGCAGCACCGTGGACGAAgtgttctcctccagcatgaTGGCCaagccctctcacccccccgccggtgtggagaaagagaaaccgGCGGAAGGCTCAGCCGGCAGCCCCACCTTTGCCCAG TACAACACCAGCAACAACCTCCTGAAGACTGGATTCGACTTCCTAGACAACTGGTAA